A stretch of DNA from Saccharospirillum mangrovi:
GCGATGGGGCTGATCAACGCCGTCACACCCAGAATCAAAGCGATGTTGGTAATGTTCGAACCGAAGGCGTTACCCAGCGCCAAACCGCTCTGGCCTTGCCAGGCAGCCAACGCCGAAACCGTCATTTCCGGCGCCGACGTGCCAAAGCCGATCACCACCATGCCGATGATCAACGGCGACCAACCCAGATACCGGGCAGTGACGGCCGCGCCGAGCACGAACCGGTCGGCACTCCAGACCAACGCCGCCAAGCCTGCGGCGATGGCAATGAGAAACCACAGCATCATACGGCGGCCAACGATTGTTGCGACTGGCGGCGCATGGCGCGGCCAGTCAACCACACCAAGCCAGCGTTAAGCAGAATGACCAACGCGCCGACCAGCGGAATCCACTGCATCGACGCGCCCAGACTGATCACCAAGCCACCGAGGGCCGCGCCCGCAGCGTTGCCTAAATTAAACGCGCTCTGGTTCAGCGTTGACGCCAGATTCGGCGCGTCGCCGGCCTGATCGACCACCAGCAATTGCAGCAACGGCACGATGGAAAACGACAGCGCTGCCCAACCAAAAATCGCCAGCATCGCCAACGGCAACCAGCCGATCACCGCCGCCAGCAACGCCAGCATGACGGCAATACCGATCATCAGTTTGACCAGCACCGGAATCACCGCGTGGTGCCCCAGGCGGCCGCCGAAAATGGACCCGGCCGTCAAACCGACGCCGAACACGCCCATCACCACACTGATCCACAAACCGCCAATGCCGGTCAGATCGCGCAGCATCGGCTCAATAAAAGTCACCACGGTGAACATCGACACCGACGCCAAGGCACTCAACCCCAACGCCAGCAATACCGACGCCTGCCGCA
This window harbors:
- a CDS encoding MFS transporter: MSLPIIALAVAAFGIGTTEFVILGLLTAVAADLNVSIPAAGHLVSSYAIGVVVGGPILAVLTARWPRRPTLIVLISIFLLGNVLCALAPNYWSLMVARVVTALSHGAFFGIAAVTAASLAAPDKRAQAISLVFAGLTLANVLGVPAGAAIGQAFGWRATFAGVVIIGVLAVLAMMRWLPTGLQPSAGGIVGEFRVLRQASVLLALGLSALASVSMFTVVTFIEPMLRDLTGIGGLWISVVMGVFGVGLTAGSIFGGRLGHHAVIPVLVKLMIGIAVMLALLAAVIGWLPLAMLAIFGWAALSFSIVPLLQLLVVDQAGDAPNLASTLNQSAFNLGNAAGAALGGLVISLGASMQWIPLVGALVILLNAGLVWLTGRAMRRQSQQSLAAV